The Ostrea edulis chromosome 1, xbOstEdul1.1, whole genome shotgun sequence genomic sequence TATTCAGATAATTACAAGTGTTTTCCCCTTGACTTTGAATTATAATAATGATTAGATCtgaatttcaaaagaaattaaaattgaataacaGAGGGTGTCTTGGTTCTTTGACTGGGTATCAGCCACCGCAAAATCCCCTGTACAAGGTTCATGTCAAGGCGAATGTGTAAGGTGCCTCAATCTTAGAATAAAAATTTACTACCTCACTACACCTAAGCTTGATTCCCCTGTACATTACCTGCTGGAGGATCTTATTCCTTACTACCCCAGCCTTCTAACTACCTGCTCTACTTGTCTTTATCGTCCTATCGTGCGGACTGTTCTCGGCCGGACTGACTAGTTCAGCCTCTGCagctctttatatatatatttggatcaTACAACTTCTCTGCGTTTGTAACGTATAGACCATATCCTTACAACATTACActttatataaatttcaacttttgtgGCTCAGTGTTTCTcgattgagaagatttttagatgacccaaccctatttttgctttttcttgattatatcCTCTTGGAAGAGGACATtgcccttcatttgtacaaacttgcaTCCCCTTCAGGATGATTTAAgatgttgaaaatgtgaaaaattcaTACCCAATGGCCATGTAGTTGacttctaatatttacattctttttacatttgattttctGTCGTAATGTCCAGTCGTTAAAATACACGTGCTACATTTACCTGTATTAATACACACATTATTTACTACTGCAACACGTTCATGGGGAAATGATTACCATTACAAtgtgtagagatatcaaagacaaTGGAAATGTTCATAAATATCAAACATGTTGTGtacatttataaatgtatttCTTACACATTTAAATTGATATCTTCAGGAAACAATTTAAATGAGCAGACGATTAATTGAGGAGGTATTTGGTAGAGATATCCACACCGTCAATATTACTAGGCATTCAGTTTGGTTTTCTCAATCATCGAGGAACTCTGATACATACTATTTATTTTAGTGCGTTGATACGCCTTACTCATGTtgaaatgatattgttatttacattaagGTAGTATAccacatcgtcataatgactgacttcctttcataacatggatatgaaaatatacatgtagatatcaacAGATATTTGTAAATTCCTTTTCGATTTAAATGTCTAGGTGAGTAGCTCCGTAGTTTAGTGTGTTGACTGCTGCACGGTAGATCGCGGGTCACTcttattaaaatcagatcttctctaactgTTACACCTTCTCCAgagtaacggttagagaaggtcCTATTTTAACTAGACTGGATCGCCAGTTCTAGTCTAGAAGGGTTTTTCTTTTTGTCGGATTACTTAactaaaattacatttttgacttAATAAAGTCAATTTGAAAATATCGTTGAACATATCCTATACTTGTCCATCTTCgatagccaagggtttacgtgACAAGAATTCCTGCATATGATTGGATGCAGGCCCAAGTCATCTGCAGAGAGTGTCAAAATACGTGCAAGACAAAAGAATGTGTAAACACTTAGTTATTGTCTTCAAAACGCTTCCATTTAATCAGATTTTCAGTCTCCATACAACATGGTGGTGTGTAGACAGTGCAGTGAGGTTTTACCTACCAAAAaagtttattgattttaaatgatttacacaTAAAACTGTAACTCACTGGTTGCAGCCATTTTTTTGTTAACAACACACAAAGTTCTTTTCTCCATCCGCTAGAGGACGCCACTAAAAGCTACGAAAATCGCGCTAACGCAGCCAagggttgtagagaagcggagcggattgTAAACCCTTGTCTAGCGAAGATGTTACTTGTCATCCACATCAGTTTGTCTGGactagcattcctccttaatgcAACAAGAAATCCGCACGTACGTCATCaccaataaataaaaataaagcaaATTGTTCATATAATTAATTTAGTAACAAAGTGAACACTATAGGAAACAGATTTGAAATGATCTGAGCAAAAGACAAACTATCAAAGAATAAACAGGTTTAAAAATACCAGACACAGGGGAGCCCTCAAGTCCACGCCCCTTTATATTATACCTGATATACAAGTAATGATATGTAATGATTACAAGTGTGCTatggtagcaggggacagtttcgcactatagggcCTAtagtcaactttttcaaaaaatggaaataccccatatttgaagtgatattacatgtgtaacgcagtattaagtcttccccggaagacatgtgtcgcctgctagttcattctatatgtaatatatcacgcataatgttgaaaaagtaaattattgaaatggtttttgtcactaaacaggaagttgataagcgacagattcgaaaatgtcttacacaatacagttggccacagtgatgctctgtgccaaatatcaggaaGTTGCcacatgtggttcttgagaaaactgtgacagaaattttttgtgacgacgacgacgccagacgacgacgcaggacgacggatagtgatccctatatgtcgccactgcgtaacgcaggcgacacaaaaatgtatacaataattttaggatgtaTGTCAAATGTacctgagtgcttaataaaaatgttgatatacaacatgtaggtgtcaccatgattcctagcatatagatgggtgcaaataggaaaataagacacgtggtcagttgctgaagaaattccggtgaaaacatgcagggtccagcaaaagtctgtagctgtgagggaaggtggatggccccatatgagaggtagatttttgagaagggcagatagggttcttgattgtgcacagtgtctaaatccccatgtttggtactgtgatggtgtgggggtggtgcggattagcccaaatgagagaaaatcaaagcaaaaaagaggaacctgctcagagcatgttttgtgtaccagcaccagtatttatagattacatgtaatttagggtcataatttataaactacactaatatgaaatacaaatattgacataaaagggaaatatgatttttcatttgtctgtcttaatctgactttggtgtataccccctatccacatgtttcaaaaccaaagaaactgtcccctgccacctataAAGAATCAGCGAATGCGTTCATTTCTACATTCATCAAATCGTTCAGATATTATTCGTACATTTCCTTCAATTCTACACCACGTTTTTCAATGTTCTAAACTACCGACCTTctcaaattaaaaataatatggATTGTCAACATCATCTTACTTCTGAGTAATGAATTGTAAGACATTCCCATTCCCTGACGATGTGGACAGGACGGACATTTTGAGATTTGCATGACGGAAGCCATATTGACACACGAGTTGGTAGATACCTGGTTATCTCCAACTCAGGTACAATGTTTTGTGTTtcaataaaaacaagatgtgtttgtgaaacacaaatgcccccgataatggccaattccgaagatggctaaggtcacaagggcaaatatcttggtaccagtagaaagatcttgtcaaaagaaatgctcatgtacaatatgaaagcactaatatttaccatttagaagttatgaccaatgtaaaaaaaaaaaaaataagtaggtcaaatgtcaaggtcaaaaggttcaataccaacggaaagatcttgtaacaaggaatacccatgtgaaatatcaaagctctatctcttactgttcaaatgttattagcaaggttaaagttttcaaaaagtaggtcaaattccaaggtcaaggtcacagggtcaaaactgttggtacccacggaaaggtcttgtcacaaggaatactcatgtgaaatattaaagctctatcatttactgttcagaaggtatttgcaaggttaaagttttcaaaaagtaggtcaaacgtcaaggtcacggggtcaaacattttggtacccacggaaaggtctggtcacaaggaatactcatgtgaaatatcaaagctctatctcttattgttcaaaagttattagcaaggttaaagttatcaaaaagtaggtcaaactccaaggtcaaggtgtcaaaagtgttggtacccacggaaaggtcttgtcacaaggaatactcatgtgaaatatcaaagctctatctcttattgttcaaaagttattagcaaagttaaagttatcaaaaagtaggttaaactccaaggtcaaggtcacggggtcaaaaatgttggtactcacggaaaggtcttgtcacaaggaatactcatgtgaaatatcgaagctctatcacttactgttcaaaagttattagcaacgttaaagtttcagacagaatgacagaattacagaatgacagacacgacaaaaacaatatgccccccgatcttcgatctcgggggcataaaaatttatcaaaaaatcAGCAATTAACCAACAAAAGATTTTCCCATAAGTGTGAGATCAAAGATCAGAGTGTAAATGTCATGAAAAAAGATGGACTGGTCGGAAGTGACGTAACATTACAGAAAGATACTAACATTGACTGTGATTTCTGGACGTGAAGTGTATTCTTTCGAAATCTTGGAGCCttgaatacccccccccccccacccctcctCCATACATTTCATATTATAGTAGTTTTTTTTTGTCAAAACAGCAGATGTTATACGGTTTTGGATACAGAGATTAAAATGAGTTTAGTATcataaaaatagatatacaatatacacttgAAGGATAAAAAATCAACAGTAATAACAATGATTACATTTAACAATTTCAGAAACATACATCATGCACGCTTCTAAGACAATAGTGGTAATAAAATAAGAGCCACAACAATTAAAAACACAAACAAGGACATCTCAACATTTCTCATATTTTGCTGCCAGTTTCGAATTCAATGGAACGAACAACTCACTATCGCGTGTAAATTTCTCCACATGGAAAAAAAAGTGCGTTCCGATATCACGAGTAGCTAGCATCGACCACTTCCAAAAAATGTGTTCCAAAATGTCAGTTTcgctttcaaataaaatgttggtTGGGGATGATCCATGGGATCGCCAAGATGGTTTTACTATGAGTTGCCATGATCAGTGTTATACAGTTTGAAACTGGTATAAAACTACATACATCATTGCACATATCAAAGGAAGTTCTTCGATCCCACAATCCATTGCTGTTGAGGTTATCATTCATTGGTGGTTTATTCTTCGGCGGTTGTCTGATAACATGCATCACATCACGCAGTCAGAAGTATTGCACCTGtacaatacactgtatataagaTAAATCTCACACCTGtacaatacactgtatataagaTAAATCTCAACTattgacagaaaaaaaaatcttcatacATTGGATGCTATCAATATGTTTGATTAGactttttctttgatgtttCCCCATTTCAAATGGAGCACGACAACAAAGACGGTTAGTATACAATAAATGTACAAGGCTACAGTATACTAGGACTTCCTCCGTTACTACACAAGGACAGTATACGATAGCAGTCAGACAACCCATATTATGTCGTCATATTATGCAAACAAAAAAGGCACTGAAAATTCTGTCTACCTCTTACAAGTATTAACTGAAAGGTAATGGGCCTATTTGTACATCCTTGAGATCATTCCACGTCCTTTGTACATTATTCAGTAATTTGTCTTTATATACCATGATGCTCTCGTCCTTGGCACGTGCTTGTTTATCGGTAGGGTTTTCCCAGTCTCTATAGTGATGCATTAACGCCACATCCGGTTCTACAAAGTGTTCCCCACCTCCCCGGAAACGATTCACCGAGTGAATACCCAGCGCATCCACATTCACAGGGTTCACTATATATTTTGATCTATGTTTGCGAGGAAATATTTTACTTTCCCTGGACTGCTTTAATAAAGTCACCATTTTATACTTTCGAGCTACATCCTTTCCTGTATAATTAAGTTCTGTATCAGGCCAATCCTTCCGAAAAAATGTATTTCGAAACATGTAGGACCCTTTATTTTTCGGCATTGTTGCGAATAGTTGGGTCCAATTCGCGTGTTTTCGCGGTATTATGAATTCATCTAAATCCTGAAAGACAACATAGCGAGATTTGTATCTACTTCTATACAGACAATCGTTTAAAGCACCAAGCTGGCCAAAATAATGAATTTCCACCGGTGTGTTCCTTTTCGGCCACGTGTCGACGTGCATGGGTAGGTTCCACGTCACCAGCTCTACGCCCTTATCTCTGTAATAATCCAACACGCGGGCAGCGTTTTTGTTGATACTATAACTGTAAAAAACGAAATGGGATGCTCCTAGTATCTTGTTTAGTTCTATCATTTCCACTAATTCATATGCCTTGCTATAATTAAAATTCAGAGGGGTAACACAGACAGTAAAGTTTCCATTGTCTCCCTCCGGTCCGTGCACAAAAACTGATGACGTCGGTTTTCCGCACTCCGATG encodes the following:
- the LOC125664171 gene encoding uncharacterized protein LOC125664171; this translates as MRRVHRWIYTVVGVYTLCTFLIWRTENGGALYAAVELTDNGDSLQGETRNTVKTNVDKTLPPNRVLPKTEATKGRGAKCPGLNQPFSTLKDSWQQASGNKVYVYSAYFEPSRNQVVVIGVRDKLAGPVLWCQLWADDGRLEVTRAMQRDMPEGKGRKYICSFYTCPVPSEWKLKPTALSMATSECGKPTSSVFVHGPEGDNGNFTVCVTPLNFNYSKAYELVEMIELNKILGASHFVFYSYSINKNAARVLDYYRDKGVELVTWNLPMHVDTWPKRNTPVEIHYFGQLGALNDCLYRSRYKSRYVVFQDLDEFIIPRKHANWTQLFATMPKNKGSYMFRNTFFRKDWPDTELNYTGKDVARKYKMVTLLKQSRESKIFPRKHRSKYIVNPVNVDALGIHSVNRFRGGGEHFVEPDVALMHHYRDWENPTDKQARAKDESIMVYKDKLLNNVQRTWNDLKDVQIGPLPFS